One Brevibacillus choshinensis genomic window carries:
- the sdhA gene encoding succinate dehydrogenase flavoprotein subunit, whose protein sequence is MAKGKLIIVGGGLAGLMATIKAAEKGVPVQLFSLVPVKRSHSVCAQGGINGAVNTKGEGDSTWIHFDDTVYGGDFLANQPPVKAMCDAAPGIIYMLDRMGVMFNRTPEGLLDFRRFGGTQHHRTAFAGATTGQQLLYALDEQVRRYEAEGLVTKYEYWDFLGAVLDDTGTCKGITAQNMRSGEIQSFRADAVILATGGPGIIFGKSTNSIINTGTAASAAYQQGVIYANGEMIQIHPTAIPGDDKLRLMSESARGEGGRVWTYKDGKPWYFLEEKYPAYGNLVPRDIATREIFSVCVDMKLGVNGENTVYLDLSHKDPKELDVKLGGIIEIYEKFVGDDPRKVPMKIFPAVHYSMGGMWVDYNQMTNIPGLFAAGECDYSQHGANRLGANSLLSAIFGGMVAGPKAIEYIEGLKQSADDLSSTLYDGFTSQEQAKYDNIRKMDGTENAYLIHKELGEWMTDNVTVVRYNDRLQKTDDKIQELMERYKKININDTNKFSNAGASFTRHLWNMLVLSRAITIGALKRDESRGAHYKPDFPERDDENFMKTTMAKFNAETTAPEIYYEEIDVSLIAPRKRDYTTKH, encoded by the coding sequence ATACGAAAGGGGAAGGCGACTCCACCTGGATTCACTTCGACGACACCGTATACGGCGGCGACTTCCTGGCGAACCAACCGCCAGTAAAAGCTATGTGTGACGCAGCACCTGGCATCATCTACATGCTGGACCGCATGGGTGTTATGTTCAACCGTACACCTGAGGGTCTCTTGGACTTCCGTCGTTTCGGGGGAACGCAGCACCACCGTACAGCGTTTGCCGGTGCGACCACTGGCCAACAGCTCCTGTACGCTTTGGACGAACAAGTACGTCGTTACGAAGCAGAAGGACTGGTTACCAAGTATGAATATTGGGATTTCCTCGGAGCCGTTTTGGACGATACCGGTACCTGTAAAGGGATCACGGCGCAAAACATGCGTTCCGGCGAAATTCAATCCTTCCGCGCAGATGCCGTCATCCTGGCGACTGGCGGACCTGGTATCATCTTCGGTAAATCGACCAACTCGATTATCAACACAGGTACAGCAGCATCTGCGGCTTACCAGCAAGGCGTAATCTACGCGAACGGCGAAATGATCCAAATTCACCCGACTGCGATCCCAGGCGACGACAAGCTGCGCCTGATGTCCGAGTCTGCTCGTGGTGAAGGTGGACGCGTATGGACATACAAAGACGGTAAACCTTGGTACTTCCTGGAGGAAAAATATCCAGCGTATGGTAACCTGGTGCCTCGTGACATCGCAACACGTGAAATCTTCAGTGTGTGCGTAGACATGAAGCTGGGTGTAAACGGCGAAAATACAGTTTACCTCGACCTGTCTCACAAAGATCCAAAAGAGCTCGATGTCAAGTTGGGCGGAATCATCGAGATCTACGAGAAATTCGTAGGGGATGACCCACGTAAAGTTCCAATGAAAATCTTCCCTGCTGTTCACTACTCGATGGGCGGTATGTGGGTAGATTACAACCAAATGACCAACATCCCTGGTCTGTTCGCTGCAGGTGAGTGCGATTATTCCCAACACGGTGCAAACCGCCTGGGTGCAAACTCCCTCCTGTCTGCGATCTTCGGCGGTATGGTAGCAGGGCCAAAAGCAATCGAATACATCGAAGGTCTGAAGCAATCCGCGGATGATCTGTCCTCGACGCTCTATGATGGTTTCACCAGCCAAGAGCAAGCGAAATACGACAACATCCGGAAAATGGATGGTACCGAAAATGCTTACCTGATCCACAAAGAGCTGGGTGAGTGGATGACGGACAACGTAACCGTTGTTCGTTACAACGATCGTCTGCAAAAAACAGACGACAAAATCCAAGAGTTGATGGAGCGCTACAAAAAAATCAACATCAACGATACAAACAAATTCAGCAACGCGGGAGCTTCGTTCACTCGTCACCTGTGGAACATGCTGGTCCTGTCCCGTGCCATCACGATCGGCGCGCTCAAGCGTGACGAGAGCCGCGGTGCGCACTACAAACCAGATTTCCCTGAGCGCGATGACGAGAACTTCATGAAGACAACCATGGCGAAGTTCAATGCAGAAACGACTGCGCCAGAGATCTACTACGAAGAAATCGACGTTTCCCTGATCGCTCCACGTAAGCGTGACTATACGACAAAGCATTAA
- the sdhB gene encoding succinate dehydrogenase iron-sulfur subunit, with translation MAEKLVHLIITRQDSPDSTPYKEEFKIPYRPNMNVIGALMEIQRNPLTAQGQKTAPVNWESNCLEEVCGACSMVINGRPRQACSALIDKLEQPIRLEPMSTFPVQRDLSVDRSRMFDALKRVKAWIPIDGTHDLGPGPRMPEVDRQWAYELSKCMTCGVCLEACPNVNAKSEFIGPFAISQVRLFNEHPTGKMNRHERLDALMGDGGIGDCGNSQNCVQACPKGIPLTTSIAHMNKETTKHAVKKFFFS, from the coding sequence ATGGCAGAAAAATTAGTACATCTGATTATTACTCGTCAAGATAGCCCTGACAGCACTCCGTACAAGGAAGAGTTCAAAATTCCTTACCGTCCGAACATGAACGTCATCGGGGCGCTGATGGAAATTCAGCGTAATCCTTTGACTGCACAAGGTCAAAAAACGGCTCCGGTAAACTGGGAATCGAACTGCCTGGAAGAAGTATGTGGTGCGTGCTCGATGGTCATCAACGGAAGACCACGTCAAGCTTGCTCTGCGTTGATCGATAAACTCGAACAGCCGATTCGTCTCGAACCTATGAGCACTTTCCCGGTGCAGCGCGACTTGTCCGTTGACCGTAGCCGTATGTTCGACGCACTCAAGCGTGTAAAAGCATGGATCCCAATCGATGGTACGCATGACCTCGGTCCTGGTCCTCGCATGCCTGAGGTAGATCGCCAATGGGCGTACGAGCTGTCCAAGTGCATGACTTGCGGTGTATGTCTGGAAGCATGCCCGAACGTAAATGCGAAATCCGAATTTATCGGTCCTTTCGCGATTTCCCAAGTTCGTTTGTTCAACGAGCATCCAACTGGTAAAATGAACAGACATGAGCGTCTGGATGCATTGATGGGAGACGGCGGTATCGGCGATTGCGGTAACTCGCAAAACTGCGTACAGGCTTGCCCGAAAGGCATTCCACTCACTACTTCCATCGCTCACATGAACAAAGAAACAACCAAACATGCTGTGAAGAAGTTCTTCTTCTCCTAA